The nucleotide sequence TCAGTGCTAAACCAAAAATAATCGCTAATTTAACCCGTAACTGACGGTTATACGAGACCGTTGTGTGTAATTTTACAGAATGACAAATATAAATCTGAATTATAATTCGACTTACATAAGCATCAATTTGATTGATGAATTAGATTATGTAATTGGAGGTTATGGAAAACCAAATGCTATTTTTATTTACTCTTTAAATACCTTTTTAGAAGCATTTATATTAAATAGTTCATTTTATTTATCTAGTCAAGAATTTAAACATCTACAGATAGTTTCTAAAGCTATTTTTCCAAATGGTAGACCAATTTTAGAATTACTTTCTAAAACTCAAAAATTAAGTGCGATTGGAGGAATTGGAAATGAAATTGGACAAGTAGTAGCATTAGGAAGTTTTGATCCAGAAAATCCGAAATCTTATCAAGAAAGAATAAAAGATTTTATAGAAAATGGGCTTCATGCAAAAGAAACTCGAGAAAAATATCTCATTCTTACTTTTGTAGATAAAGAAATAAAGAAATTCCATATTTAAATATTGGTCGAGTCGACGATGGATATGTCGCAACAGTAAGTAAAAATTCTCCACAAAAATTCTATTCAAAATTTTGTGAAGTAACTAAAAGCACAAATATTCAATCTACTCTTCCATTTTATAGTTATAATTTTCAGGTAAAAGAAATTCAATCGAGAGGTATTGGCAGAGAAATTATTAAAAAGTTGACAGATTCATTTCAAGAAAAACAGAATGAAATAAATCAGTATTTTGGTTATTCAAATCAGACAATTCCTCCACTAGTAAACATATTACTTTCTCAATGTCAGAACATATCAGACATTCCTGATAAAATGTTGCAATTAAGAGAAGATTTTACACAACTAAGAGAATCAATCGTCAAATATGAATGTAAAATAAACGAAGCTGGGAACATTAAAGAACAACTTGATGCTATCGATGAGCTAAATGAGTTTTGGACAACTTTCAATAAGAAATACAATAAGGATAGTAGACTAATTTATCAATTCTGGGAAGTTGCAAAAGAATCAAATTTTGAAGAATCTTTAGATAATGCTATTGATTCTAATAGTGCTACAAACATAATTGAAGATTTAAATGTTGGTAAAGTAGCTGGAAAAAGTGCGATAAAATTGTTCGACTGGTATAAAGAAAGAAAAATAATAAATCGTTTTAAAGGTGCTACTGATATATGGAAATTGTTCCAAAATTCACCGAATGTCAAAAAACATATTTCGGAGTTCGAAAGAGTTTTTGATACGAAACTGAATAGAGATGATTTATAGCAACTAAATAAGAAAGTTAGAGAAGTAAAACTACACACAACATCGGTTAAGGCAAATAGCCGGTAAAGCGCTAAAATTGTTATTTTAGAAACTAATTAAATTTATTCGATAAGCCGACAAATCCGTGTCCCCTACTCCGGCAACTTGTCCTTAACCGTAACCGTTATATACAATGGCTCCAAATGTACTTTCCTGAAATAGGTTGACTAAAAATTAAACCTTTTAGTACTATACCTAATGAATGAACAAAATGAACACTGTCGAAAAAATTCCTACAAAAAAGTAGGTTACGATCTTAAACTGCTGATCATCGATCAGATCCAAAATGCACAGATTTCTATTAATCGTGCTGCTATTAAATATCAAGTTTCCAGAGCTTCCATCTATTACTGGTTAAAAAAATACAGTACTTTAGAACAAAAGAAACTAGTGATGAGCAAGAAAGATGAAATCAAGAAACTTAAAGAAAAAATAGAGGAACTCGAGTTTGTAAAAGACTTCCAGCAAGATATTATTGCTGACATGGAACTTATTACAGGAGTTGATATGGCAAAAAAGTCTTTGCCCAAAACATTAGCAGACGAGATCGAAAAAAAGAAACTAAACCGTTCAAAAGAAAATGGTTGATCAAATGTTTTGGGATTTCTAAACAAGCTTTTTATAAACAATTAAGATCTCAAAAGAC is from Zunongwangia endophytica and encodes:
- a CDS encoding DNA-binding protein, with the protein product MNEQNEHCRKNSYKKVGYDLKLLIIDQIQNAQISINRAAIKYQVSRASIYYWLKKYSTLEQKKLVMSKKDEIKKLKEKIEELEFVKDFQQDIIADMELITGVDMAKKSLPKTLADEIEKKKLNRSKENG